Proteins encoded in a region of the Globicephala melas chromosome 1, mGloMel1.2, whole genome shotgun sequence genome:
- the PTAFR gene encoding platelet-activating factor receptor — MTSCPLQPTVMEANVSSHVDSEFRYTLFPIFYSIIFVLGVLANSYVLWVFAHLYPSKKFNEIKIFMVNLTMADLLFLVTLPLWILYYYNEGNWILPEFLCNLAGCFFFINTYCSVAFLAVITYNRFQAVTQPIKTVQVTTRKRGILLSLIIWVAIVAAASYYLILDSTNTVPNKTGSGNITRCFEHYEKGSIPVLIIHIFLVFSFFLVFLIILFCNLVIIVTLLTQPMQMQRNAEIKCRALWMVCTVLAVFIICFVPHHIVQLPWTLAELDFQKSNSHQAINDAHQVTLCLLSTNCVLDPIIYCFLTKKFRKHLTEKFYSMRSSRKCSRLTTETGTEVVMPLKEVPVNSLKD, encoded by the coding sequence ATGACCAGCTGCCCACTCCAGCCCACCGTGATGGAGGCAAATGTTTCCTCTCATGTGGATTCTGAGTTCCGATACACCCTCTTCCCAATTTTTTACAGCATCATCTTTGTGTTGGGGGTCCTCGCCAACAGCTATGTGCTGTGGGTCTTTGCCCACCTGTACCCTTCCAAGAAATTCAACGAGATAAAGATCTTCATGGTGAACCTCACCATGGCTGACCTGCTCTTCCTGGTCACCCTGCCCCTGTGGATCCTCTACTACTACAACGAGGGCAACTGGATTCTTCCTGAATTCCTGTGCAACCTCGCTGGCTGCTTCTTCTTCATTAACACCTACTGCTCAGTGGCCTTTTTGGCCGTCATCACTTATAATCGCTTCCAGGCTGTAACACAGCCCATCAAGACCGTTCAGGTCACCACCCGCAAGCGTGGCATCCTTTTGTCCCTGATCATCTGGGTGGCCATTGTGGCCGCTGCATCCTACTACCTCATCCTGGACTCCACCAACACAGTGCCCAACAAGACGGGCTCAGGCAACATCACACGCTGCTTTGAGCACTACGAGAAGGGCAGTATCCCAGTCCTCATCATCCACATCTTCCTCGTGTTCAGCTTCTTCCTCGTCTTCCTCATCATCCTCTTTTGCAACCTGGTCATCATCGTCACGCTGCTCACGCAGCCGATGCAGATGCAGCGCAATGCAGAGATCAAGTGCCGGGCGCTCTGGATGGTCTGCACGGTGCTGGCTGTGTTCATCATCTGCTTTGTGCCCCACCACATTGTACAGCTGCCCTGGACCCTGGCTGAGCTGGACTTCCAGAAGAGCAACTCCCACCAGGCTATTAACGATGCACATCAGGTCACTCTCTGCCTCCTTAGTACCAACTGTGTCTTAGACCCCATCATCTACTGTTTCCTCACCAAGAAGTTCCGTAAGCACCTAACGGAGAAGTTTTACAGTATGCGCAGCAGCCGGAAATGCTCCCGGCTCACCACGGAGACAGGCACCGAAGTGGTCATGCCGCTCAAAGAGGTCCCTGTCAATTCCCTCAAAGATTAG